In bacterium, one DNA window encodes the following:
- a CDS encoding DUF1059 domain-containing protein — MKTMTCRQLGGACDLEFHANTFEEIAEMSKKHGMEMFQKNDEAHLKAMNAMRHLMQDASAMKAWFDGKKREFDGLPEQK; from the coding sequence ATGAAAACCATGACGTGTCGACAACTCGGTGGAGCGTGCGATCTGGAGTTTCACGCCAATACTTTTGAAGAAATAGCCGAAATGAGTAAAAAACACGGCATGGAAATGTTCCAAAAAAATGACGAAGCCCATCTCAAAGCCATGAACGCCATGCGCCATCTTATGCAAGACGCCTCGGCCATGAAAGCCTGGTTCGACGGCAAGAAACGTGAATTTGACGGGTTGCCGGAGCAAAAGTGA